One window of Corynebacterium doosanense CAU 212 = DSM 45436 genomic DNA carries:
- a CDS encoding iron chelate uptake ABC transporter family permease subunit, with amino-acid sequence MPAARAASGWQRSSTRDSAHRSAGAFQSPRAARKYWIILLAMLAVGVAATFGLLWYGNPMPLGTDQFWLIAERRMNSVIAMAVVALCQAVATVAFHTVTNNRIITPSIMGFDALYTVIHTSTIYFFGVAGIIGARTTTTFVLQVVVMVALSLVLYSWLLTGKQANMHAMLLVGIVIGGGLGSLSTFMQRMLTPSEFDILSARLFSSVNNADPDYYPIAIPLCLTAVTLLYLNSRNLNLVALGSETSVNLGLGHRFHSIYTLVLVSILMAVSTALVGPMTFLGFLVATLAYQFADTYDHRYLFPMAAAAAFVVLTAAYFVMNHVFYAQGVVSIIIELVGGLVFLYVILRKGRL; translated from the coding sequence ATGCCGGCCGCGCGGGCGGCATCTGGCTGGCAGCGGTCGTCGACACGCGACAGTGCGCACCGTAGTGCCGGAGCCTTCCAGTCCCCGCGGGCGGCGCGGAAGTACTGGATCATTCTGCTGGCGATGCTCGCGGTCGGAGTAGCCGCCACCTTCGGACTGCTCTGGTACGGAAATCCGATGCCGCTGGGGACCGATCAGTTCTGGCTCATCGCTGAGCGGCGGATGAATTCCGTCATCGCCATGGCCGTGGTGGCGTTGTGCCAGGCCGTGGCAACGGTCGCGTTCCATACGGTGACCAACAACCGCATCATCACCCCGTCGATCATGGGGTTTGATGCGCTGTACACGGTGATTCACACGTCGACGATCTACTTCTTCGGCGTCGCCGGCATCATCGGCGCCCGCACCACCACGACGTTTGTCCTGCAGGTCGTGGTCATGGTGGCGCTGTCGCTGGTGCTGTACTCCTGGCTGCTGACCGGCAAACAGGCCAACATGCACGCGATGCTGCTGGTCGGCATCGTCATCGGCGGCGGGCTGGGGTCGCTGTCGACCTTCATGCAGCGCATGCTCACGCCGAGCGAGTTCGACATCCTCAGCGCGCGGCTGTTCAGCTCCGTGAACAACGCGGACCCAGACTATTACCCCATCGCCATTCCCCTCTGCCTCACGGCGGTGACGCTGCTCTACCTGAACTCCCGGAACCTCAACCTCGTGGCACTGGGCAGTGAGACGTCGGTCAACCTCGGCCTCGGGCATCGTTTCCACAGCATCTACACGCTGGTGCTGGTCAGCATCCTCATGGCGGTGTCCACCGCGCTGGTGGGGCCGATGACGTTCCTCGGGTTCCTCGTGGCCACGCTGGCCTATCAGTTCGCGGACACCTACGACCACCGCTACCTGTTCCCCATGGCCGCAGCGGCGGCGTTTGTCGTGCTCACGGCCGCCTACTTCGTCATGAACCACGTCTTCTACGCGCAGGGAGTCGTCTCCATCATCATCGAGCTCGTGGGTGGCCTGGTGTTCCTGTACGTCATTCTCCGAAAGGGTCGCCTGTGA
- a CDS encoding ABC transporter ATP-binding protein gives MITLSNVRKAYDNDVAIGPVNLEIPSGGITSLVGPNGAGKSTLLTMIGRLLTVDEGEIHVAQHDVSATKSADLAKIVSILRQENHFITKLTVRQLVGFGRFPYSKGRLTKEDEAIISRYIDFLNLTELENRYLDQLSGGQRQRAYVAMVLSQETDYVLLDEPLNNLDIAHSVQMMKHLADAAREFGRTIIIVLHDINFAARYSDYICAVKDGKIEAFGTPAEVMQDELLTDIFNTEVRVIEGPDGLLACYH, from the coding sequence GTGATCACGCTGAGCAATGTCCGCAAGGCCTACGACAACGACGTCGCCATTGGGCCCGTCAACCTGGAGATTCCCTCGGGCGGCATCACGTCCCTGGTCGGGCCCAACGGCGCGGGCAAGTCCACGCTGCTCACCATGATCGGCCGGCTGCTGACCGTCGATGAGGGGGAGATCCACGTGGCGCAGCACGACGTGTCCGCCACCAAGTCCGCGGACTTGGCCAAGATCGTCTCCATCCTGCGCCAGGAGAACCACTTCATCACCAAACTCACCGTGCGCCAGCTCGTGGGGTTCGGCCGTTTCCCCTATTCAAAGGGCCGGCTGACCAAGGAGGACGAGGCGATCATCTCGCGCTACATCGACTTCCTGAACCTCACGGAGCTGGAGAACCGGTACCTGGACCAGCTCTCGGGTGGACAGCGACAGCGCGCGTACGTGGCCATGGTGCTCAGCCAGGAGACGGATTACGTGCTTCTCGACGAGCCCCTCAACAACCTCGACATCGCCCACTCTGTGCAGATGATGAAACACCTTGCCGACGCCGCCCGCGAGTTCGGCCGCACCATCATCATCGTCCTGCACGACATCAACTTCGCGGCCCGCTACTCCGACTACATCTGCGCGGTGAAGGACGGGAAGATCGAGGCCTTCGGAACGCCGGCCGAGGTGATGCAGGATGAGCTCCTGACCGACATCTTCAACACCGAGGTGCGCGTCATCGAAGGGCCCGACGGTTTGCTGGCTTGTTACCACTGA
- a CDS encoding DUF3239 domain-containing protein encodes MKIFKFDVDEPFARKHNEMIRDTRRVRAGGIGLGVLVVIAGALAYFFLAHRAVWGLMILLVAIALGITFAVVGLVVAKRFKKVQPLYDAYPLVPAVIAEVNERDFMLLALVNTNVDPDAAPRWGLALRNITHIPGIKNPKVGMKVPAAAVLGRRDTREQHHWQEVTPMPIGWGTPDQDVVDIARRSIPQSEWDRLERERRRLDDVKATQNNLLVL; translated from the coding sequence ATGAAGATCTTCAAGTTCGACGTCGACGAGCCCTTCGCCCGAAAACACAACGAGATGATCCGCGACACCCGCCGCGTCCGCGCCGGCGGCATCGGACTGGGAGTGCTGGTGGTCATCGCCGGCGCACTCGCCTACTTCTTCCTGGCCCACCGGGCGGTGTGGGGGCTGATGATCCTCCTCGTTGCCATCGCGCTGGGCATCACGTTCGCGGTGGTCGGTCTCGTGGTGGCAAAGAGGTTCAAAAAAGTTCAGCCGCTCTACGACGCCTACCCGCTCGTCCCCGCCGTCATCGCGGAGGTCAACGAACGGGACTTCATGCTGCTGGCGCTGGTGAACACCAACGTCGATCCCGACGCAGCTCCCCGTTGGGGCCTGGCGCTGCGCAACATCACCCACATCCCGGGGATCAAGAACCCGAAAGTGGGCATGAAGGTGCCCGCGGCCGCAGTGCTGGGCCGGCGGGACACGAGGGAGCAACACCACTGGCAGGAGGTGACCCCGATGCCGATCGGCTGGGGCACCCCGGACCAGGATGTGGTGGACATCGCCCGCAGGTCCATCCCTCAGTCCGAGTGGGATCGACTCGAACGCGAGCGCCGTCGACTCGATGACGTCAAGGCCACGCAGAACAACCTGCTGGTTCTCTAA
- a CDS encoding DNA repair helicase XPB yields the protein MTFGDGPLIVQSDKTVLLEVDHPSAAEARAALAPFAELERAPEHVHTYRITPLALWNARAAGHDAEQAVDVLERYSRFPVPQALLIDVAETMGRYGRVRILKHPAHGLVLETDEKPVLEELVRHKKLRDMLGERIDDRTIIVFPSARGRLKQELIKVSWPAEDLAGYVDGEAHPIALSTENTDWSMRDYQQYAADSFWEGGSGVVVLPCGAGKTIVGAAAMARAQATTLILVTNTVAGRQWRDELIRRTTLTAEEIGDYSGERKEIKPVTIATYQVVTRKTKGEYRALELFDSRDWGLIIYDEVHLLPAPVFRMTSDLQSRRRLGLTATLVREDGREEDVFSLIGPKRYDAPWKELEMAGYIATAECVEVRTTMTDAERMVYATAETRDRYRVAATSVSKHRVVDKLLTRHEGEQILVIGAYIEQLEDIAAHIGAPLIDGSSTTRAREEAFDSFRSGDTKVLVVSKVANFSIDLPEAGVAIQISGTFGSRQEEAQRLGRLLRPKASGSQAHFYTLVSRDSLDTEYAAHRQRFLAEQGYAYRIVDASDIDQLQ from the coding sequence ATGACTTTTGGTGATGGCCCCCTGATCGTCCAGTCGGACAAGACCGTGCTCCTCGAGGTCGACCACCCGTCGGCCGCCGAGGCCCGCGCCGCGCTGGCCCCCTTCGCCGAGCTCGAGCGCGCCCCGGAGCACGTGCACACGTACCGCATCACCCCGCTGGCGCTCTGGAACGCCCGCGCCGCCGGCCACGACGCCGAGCAGGCCGTGGACGTGCTGGAGCGTTACTCACGTTTCCCGGTGCCGCAGGCCCTGCTCATCGACGTCGCGGAGACCATGGGCCGCTACGGCCGCGTGCGAATCCTCAAACATCCTGCGCACGGACTCGTGCTGGAGACGGACGAGAAACCCGTGCTCGAAGAGCTCGTGCGCCACAAGAAACTCCGGGACATGCTCGGTGAGCGTATCGATGACCGCACCATCATCGTCTTCCCCTCCGCCCGCGGCCGGCTCAAGCAGGAACTCATCAAGGTCTCCTGGCCCGCCGAGGACCTCGCGGGTTACGTCGACGGCGAGGCGCACCCCATCGCCCTGTCCACCGAGAACACCGACTGGAGCATGCGCGACTACCAGCAGTACGCGGCGGACTCTTTCTGGGAGGGCGGATCCGGCGTGGTGGTCCTCCCCTGCGGCGCGGGCAAGACCATCGTCGGCGCGGCAGCGATGGCCAGGGCACAGGCCACCACGCTCATCCTGGTGACCAACACGGTGGCCGGCCGGCAATGGCGCGACGAGCTCATCCGCCGCACCACCCTCACTGCCGAGGAGATCGGCGACTACTCCGGCGAACGCAAGGAGATCAAGCCGGTCACCATCGCCACATACCAGGTGGTCACCCGCAAGACGAAGGGTGAATACCGGGCCCTCGAACTTTTCGATTCCCGCGACTGGGGCCTCATCATCTACGACGAGGTCCACCTCCTGCCCGCCCCGGTCTTCCGCATGACCTCGGACCTGCAGTCGCGCCGGCGCCTGGGCCTGACCGCCACCCTCGTGCGTGAGGACGGCCGCGAGGAAGACGTCTTCTCCCTCATCGGCCCCAAGCGTTACGACGCCCCCTGGAAAGAACTCGAGATGGCCGGCTACATCGCCACCGCCGAATGCGTCGAGGTGCGCACCACCATGACCGACGCGGAACGCATGGTCTACGCCACCGCCGAGACCCGCGACCGGTACCGCGTCGCGGCGACGTCGGTGAGCAAGCACCGCGTCGTCGATAAGCTCCTCACACGCCACGAGGGCGAGCAGATCCTCGTCATCGGCGCGTACATCGAGCAGCTGGAGGATATCGCCGCCCACATCGGGGCGCCGCTTATCGACGGCTCCTCCACCACCCGCGCACGCGAGGAGGCGTTCGATTCCTTCCGCTCCGGCGACACCAAGGTCCTGGTGGTGTCCAAGGTGGCCAACTTCTCCATCGACCTCCCCGAGGCGGGCGTGGCCATCCAGATCTCCGGCACCTTCGGATCCCGACAGGAGGAGGCGCAGCGCCTCGGCCGGTTGCTACGTCCCAAGGCGTCCGGGAGCCAGGCGCACTTCTACACCCTCGTGTCCCGGGACTCCCTCGACACCGAATATGCCGCCCACCGGCAGCGCTTCCTCGCCGAGCAGGGGTACGCCTACCGCATCGTCGACGCTTCGGACATCGATCAGCTCCAGTAG
- a CDS encoding ABC transporter permease — MSYSSTNTITTVAKREIAVAAKNKGMIISLAITLLVIVGGIGALAYFSDRGEDAAAPRIAATEPAVLEGTGAEVSQVADRGEAESALRDDDADAALVPGENGWELLTDGSASASISSLASQAVSTYETTHALEAVGVTPGDFAAALGSTDVTPVDISDDGAAPEGETASVLAALAGTMILVFSIISFAATIGSRVTEEKSSRVVELILSTVRPMDFLAGKIIGNVIFGFVCTTIWLAAGAITLSASGLVEGIEFSWAILPILLVSFVLGMVFFGSLYAAAGAMVQRTEDLQSTQLPIMLVVFAVMYVPLFGWTSVDATWMQVMAWIPPFSISTAPLQYAAGNMSLGEFGLSMLLMAVVTALTIWLVARIYRASILNNGRKLTWMKALRARPA, encoded by the coding sequence ATGAGCTATTCCTCCACGAACACGATCACCACGGTAGCCAAACGCGAGATCGCGGTGGCCGCCAAGAACAAGGGGATGATCATCTCGCTGGCCATCACCCTGCTGGTCATCGTCGGCGGCATCGGTGCCCTGGCATATTTCAGCGACAGAGGCGAGGACGCCGCCGCTCCCCGCATCGCCGCCACCGAACCCGCCGTCCTTGAGGGCACGGGCGCCGAGGTCTCGCAGGTGGCGGACCGCGGCGAGGCCGAATCCGCCCTGCGCGACGATGACGCTGACGCGGCCCTCGTGCCCGGGGAGAACGGCTGGGAGCTGCTCACGGACGGGTCGGCATCGGCGTCGATAAGCTCCCTGGCCTCCCAGGCCGTCTCCACCTACGAGACCACCCACGCACTGGAGGCCGTGGGCGTGACGCCGGGCGACTTCGCGGCGGCGCTGGGCTCCACGGACGTCACCCCGGTGGACATCTCCGACGACGGCGCAGCCCCCGAGGGCGAGACCGCCAGCGTGCTGGCCGCGCTCGCCGGCACCATGATCCTGGTGTTTTCCATCATCTCCTTCGCGGCCACCATCGGCTCCCGGGTCACCGAGGAGAAGTCCTCGCGGGTCGTGGAACTCATTCTCTCCACGGTCCGTCCGATGGACTTCCTGGCGGGCAAGATCATCGGCAACGTCATCTTCGGATTTGTATGCACGACGATCTGGCTGGCCGCCGGGGCGATCACACTCTCGGCGTCGGGGTTGGTGGAGGGGATCGAGTTCTCCTGGGCGATCCTGCCGATTCTGCTGGTGTCGTTTGTCCTGGGCATGGTGTTCTTCGGATCGCTCTACGCCGCGGCCGGGGCGATGGTGCAGCGCACCGAGGACCTGCAGTCCACGCAGCTTCCCATCATGTTGGTCGTCTTCGCCGTCATGTACGTGCCGCTGTTCGGCTGGACCAGCGTCGACGCGACGTGGATGCAGGTCATGGCGTGGATCCCGCCGTTCTCCATCAGCACGGCCCCTCTGCAGTACGCCGCGGGCAACATGAGCCTCGGCGAGTTCGGACTGTCCATGCTCCTCATGGCGGTCGTCACCGCGCTGACCATATGGCTGGTCGCCCGCATCTACCGGGCGTCCATCCTCAACAACGGTCGGAAGCTCACCTGGATGAAGGCTCTGCGCGCACGTCCGGCGTAA
- a CDS encoding ABC transporter ATP-binding protein, giving the protein MPALHIDHLNKTFGDTRALTDMTFSVREGEMYGFVGSNGAGKSTTMRIALGVLSADSGEVRLGDTPLNDDLRRRIGYMPEERGLYNKEKIGDQLAFLGRLHGMTAPAAKKSAEDLLERLGLTERIGDKLSDLSLGNQQRVQLAASLIHDPELLILDEPFSGLDPVAVSVMSDMLVEKARTGVPVVFSSHQLDLVQRLCDRVGIVSHGSMIAEGTVDELRSGGPVRYEVHTTARDWYPEGTSLIDVLPNRVVLEADSTDRDQEILHAALAAGPVHSFSRQVPNLDDIFQEVVQR; this is encoded by the coding sequence ATGCCTGCGCTGCACATTGACCACCTGAACAAGACCTTCGGCGACACACGCGCCCTGACCGACATGACCTTTTCTGTCCGCGAGGGCGAGATGTACGGATTCGTCGGCTCCAACGGTGCCGGGAAATCCACCACCATGCGCATCGCCCTCGGCGTGCTCAGCGCCGATTCCGGCGAGGTCCGCCTCGGCGACACCCCGCTCAACGACGACCTCCGCCGCCGCATCGGCTACATGCCCGAGGAGCGCGGCCTGTACAACAAGGAGAAGATCGGCGACCAGCTGGCCTTCCTCGGTCGCCTCCACGGCATGACGGCCCCGGCCGCGAAGAAGTCCGCGGAGGATCTGCTCGAGCGCCTGGGTCTCACCGAGCGCATCGGCGACAAACTCTCCGACCTCTCCCTGGGCAACCAGCAGCGTGTCCAGCTCGCGGCCTCGCTCATCCACGACCCGGAGCTGCTCATCCTCGACGAACCCTTCTCCGGCCTCGACCCCGTCGCCGTGAGTGTCATGAGCGACATGCTCGTGGAGAAGGCCCGCACCGGGGTCCCGGTGGTGTTCTCCTCCCACCAGCTCGACCTGGTCCAGCGCCTCTGCGACCGCGTCGGCATCGTCTCCCACGGCTCGATGATCGCCGAGGGCACCGTCGACGAGCTGCGCTCCGGCGGCCCCGTGCGCTACGAGGTTCACACCACCGCGCGCGACTGGTACCCCGAGGGGACATCACTAATCGACGTCCTCCCCAACCGAGTCGTGCTGGAGGCCGACTCCACCGATCGCGACCAGGAGATCCTCCACGCCGCGCTGGCGGCCGGGCCCGTCCATTCCTTCTCCCGCCAGGTCCCCAACCTCGACGACATCTTCCAGGAAGTGGTGCAGCGATGA
- a CDS encoding helix-turn-helix transcriptional regulator — MSPKKLPKNPIHNRVRVLRVERDMSRAQLAELIDVNPQTIGALERGDHSPSLDLAFRICEVFDLPVEAVFSRTEFLPMSTELHAKGARA; from the coding sequence ATGTCCCCAAAGAAACTTCCCAAAAACCCGATCCATAATCGGGTCCGCGTGCTGCGCGTCGAACGGGACATGTCACGTGCGCAGCTCGCCGAACTCATCGACGTCAACCCCCAGACCATCGGCGCACTCGAGCGCGGTGACCACTCCCCCAGCCTCGACCTGGCCTTCCGCATCTGCGAGGTCTTTGACCTGCCGGTCGAGGCGGTCTTCTCGCGCACGGAGTTTCTGCCGATGTCCACCGAACTCCACGCCAAAGGAGCACGAGCATGA
- a CDS encoding helicase-associated domain-containing protein → MSSDSYRRWLASLDDAHLATLLRSRPDTVLPPPPGIIPLAGRLQLRASVARALRRLSALDLAVMEVAADLGAELTPVDRVAVVDSVVSRLGVPVDRRMVERAVDTLYDHGIFYGDLQLLTEAMPALPTGWSLLDARPAGDVAAAVAELPEDHRRVLLTLASAGGVGHSRDAAIDADPARPIPRLISVGLLERVDAQHVRLPRVVAQILRGQQPARVPLTPTDHDAAPDLQAQERTDASGAAQGLEFTRRVARLVEHLGAQPAALNKDGRPSARLTSTLAKALNTDTREAALLVSLGEAAGLLGMGLAAHVPEPLDADANYLAPTREADAWLESSLPDRWALLIDGWLTSTWAHWHEGRPLSGELRVEALPARRRHVLEQFSRLPLGASLGDEEAISDTRFTAPLFTEAPSDAEISALCAEAREIGVLVRGSATSVLRALLAGEDTADAAREHAPGEVSQVIVQADMTVMAPGPLPARLQQELELFAELETPGLASMYRVTEASVRRALDAGRSPEDVTGWLEGHALGEVPQAVGYLVADVARRHGTLRGGVALSYLRCTDESVLAEVLRSPAAVEAQLRALAPTVAISPRRLAAVMDVLRRAGFQPVAEDDAGISVDVRPEPARVFSSPRGRTQRAAPTVDDSRIAAAVAAIRRNESSGSTEPADEPDDHVAVLQAAARARRPVTIAAVDKAGRALSATVKPLTVSGGQVDAIDESTGQVHRFLVHRITSVSLN, encoded by the coding sequence ACCGTGCTGCCGCCCCCGCCGGGGATAATCCCGCTGGCCGGGCGCCTCCAGCTGCGCGCCTCCGTGGCCCGGGCGCTTCGTCGCCTGTCCGCGCTGGACCTTGCCGTCATGGAGGTGGCGGCCGACCTCGGGGCCGAGCTCACCCCGGTGGATCGGGTAGCGGTCGTCGACTCTGTGGTTTCCCGGCTGGGGGTCCCGGTGGATCGGCGGATGGTGGAACGGGCCGTCGATACGCTCTATGACCACGGTATTTTCTACGGCGATCTTCAGCTGCTCACGGAGGCAATGCCCGCGCTGCCCACCGGATGGAGTCTGCTGGATGCCCGGCCGGCGGGAGACGTGGCCGCCGCCGTCGCGGAACTCCCCGAGGACCACCGCCGGGTCCTGCTGACCCTGGCCAGCGCGGGAGGGGTCGGCCACAGCCGCGACGCCGCCATCGACGCCGATCCCGCCCGTCCCATCCCCCGCCTCATCTCCGTCGGCCTGCTCGAGCGGGTCGACGCGCAGCATGTCCGCCTGCCCAGGGTCGTCGCCCAGATCCTGCGCGGACAGCAGCCTGCCCGCGTCCCGCTGACTCCCACGGATCACGACGCGGCGCCTGACCTGCAGGCGCAGGAGCGCACAGACGCGTCCGGCGCCGCCCAGGGCCTGGAATTCACCCGTCGAGTAGCGCGGCTCGTCGAGCACCTCGGCGCCCAGCCCGCGGCGCTGAACAAGGACGGCCGCCCCTCCGCCCGGTTGACCTCCACCCTGGCGAAGGCCCTGAACACCGACACCCGCGAGGCGGCACTGCTCGTCTCCCTCGGTGAGGCCGCCGGCCTGCTCGGGATGGGCCTGGCGGCGCACGTCCCCGAGCCCCTCGACGCCGACGCCAACTACCTCGCCCCCACCCGGGAGGCCGACGCCTGGCTGGAGTCGAGCCTCCCCGACAGGTGGGCACTGCTTATCGACGGCTGGTTAACCAGCACCTGGGCCCACTGGCACGAGGGCCGGCCGCTTTCGGGCGAGCTCCGCGTCGAGGCCCTTCCCGCCCGGCGTCGCCACGTGTTGGAACAGTTCTCCCGCCTGCCGCTCGGGGCGAGCCTGGGCGACGAGGAGGCGATTTCCGACACCCGTTTCACCGCGCCGCTGTTCACCGAGGCGCCGAGTGACGCGGAGATTTCGGCGCTGTGTGCCGAGGCCCGCGAGATCGGCGTCCTGGTCCGCGGCTCGGCCACCTCGGTGCTGCGCGCGCTGCTCGCTGGCGAGGACACCGCTGACGCCGCCCGGGAGCACGCCCCCGGCGAGGTCAGCCAGGTCATCGTGCAGGCGGACATGACCGTCATGGCCCCCGGCCCGCTGCCGGCGCGGCTGCAGCAGGAGCTGGAGCTCTTCGCCGAGCTGGAGACCCCCGGCCTGGCCAGCATGTACCGAGTCACCGAGGCCTCCGTCCGCCGGGCCCTCGACGCAGGGCGCTCGCCGGAGGATGTCACCGGCTGGCTCGAGGGCCACGCTCTCGGGGAGGTTCCCCAGGCAGTGGGTTACCTGGTCGCGGACGTGGCCCGGCGGCACGGCACCCTGCGCGGGGGTGTGGCCCTGAGCTACCTGCGCTGCACCGACGAGTCCGTACTCGCGGAGGTCCTGCGTTCCCCCGCCGCGGTGGAGGCGCAGTTGCGTGCGCTGGCACCGACGGTCGCGATCTCGCCGCGCCGGCTGGCCGCGGTCATGGACGTGCTGCGCCGGGCGGGATTCCAGCCCGTGGCCGAGGACGACGCCGGTATCTCGGTGGACGTGCGCCCGGAACCGGCGCGTGTGTTCTCCTCGCCCCGCGGCAGAACTCAACGCGCTGCTCCCACAGTGGACGACAGCCGGATCGCTGCCGCCGTCGCCGCCATCCGCCGCAACGAGAGCTCGGGATCTACGGAACCCGCCGACGAGCCGGACGATCACGTGGCCGTCCTGCAGGCCGCGGCCAGGGCCCGCCGACCCGTCACCATCGCCGCCGTGGACAAGGCCGGACGGGCGCTGAGCGCGACCGTGAAGCCGCTGACCGTCTCGGGCGGGCAGGTCGATGCCATCGACGAAAGCACCGGTCAGGTGCACCGTTTCCTGGTCCACCGGATCACCAGTGTTTCCCTGAACTAG